A stretch of the Spirochaetales bacterium genome encodes the following:
- a CDS encoding UvrD-helicase domain-containing protein, translated as MHYLDLLNEKQREAVLHLGSPLLILAGAGSGKTRVITTKIAWLLDEKGYDPLSILAVTFTNKAADEMKNRVLDLTPRAGNVMIRTFHSFGAWLCRRHAHLIGLPPNFTIYDPDDMIALIKSITEKKTPLSEIKQYANLISRAKDMCLSPEDDLSPFSWASGFDDIYLRYQKRLEEIGNLDFGDLIMKPVRLLRDFPRVKERIRQRFGVILVDEFQDSNGAQFELLSELYGGKTYLCVVGDEDQSIYSFRGAEVKNIVGFADAFPGTTVIMLEQNYRSTATILELATRVVEHNSFRIGKNLWTDNDEGERAVYTRLANQEEEALFCAHLVEDGNFDNTAILYRNNYQSRAFESLFLNLNIPYKIVGTLRFYEREEVKDVLAYLNFCANPRDEVSFRRIVNKPARGIGPRSVETVIGCHAADLLASAAGAIPRLSSKAREALSFFIGIVEESISMLESHTLSEVVHHLIIRSGLYDHYHEKDKMSHTSKVRNLEEIVNATSNYPGGKEGLSAFLETTLLGSNDEDPFLHEGKVTLITVHNTKGLEFDRVIITGLEEGLFPHWREGDDEEEELEEERRLFYVGVTRARKSLYLTSCARRLVFGHYDDRFPSRFLSEIPKKCLAASGDTGGGAYRVGNHVMHPEYGTGIIVGKWYNDEEEMVQVRFSTGREARFIASYSKLERICPDD; from the coding sequence ATGCATTATCTGGATCTTCTGAATGAAAAACAGCGTGAAGCGGTTCTCCACCTGGGTTCACCCCTTCTCATCCTTGCCGGTGCCGGGTCGGGAAAGACCCGTGTTATTACGACAAAAATCGCGTGGCTGCTTGATGAAAAAGGCTATGATCCCCTGTCGATCCTGGCCGTCACCTTTACCAACAAGGCCGCCGATGAAATGAAAAACAGGGTGCTTGATCTGACCCCCCGCGCCGGGAACGTCATGATCCGTACCTTTCACTCATTCGGCGCGTGGCTGTGCCGCCGTCATGCGCATCTTATCGGACTTCCCCCGAATTTCACTATCTATGATCCCGACGATATGATCGCCCTCATCAAATCGATAACGGAAAAAAAGACACCGCTTTCCGAAATAAAACAATATGCGAATCTCATCAGTCGCGCGAAAGATATGTGTCTTTCGCCGGAAGACGATCTCTCGCCTTTTTCATGGGCATCGGGATTCGACGACATCTATCTGCGGTACCAAAAGCGACTGGAAGAAATAGGAAATCTCGATTTCGGGGACCTTATCATGAAACCGGTACGGCTTCTCCGTGATTTTCCCCGGGTTAAAGAGAGAATCCGGCAGCGTTTCGGGGTTATCCTTGTCGACGAGTTTCAGGACTCGAACGGGGCCCAGTTCGAACTGCTTTCCGAACTTTACGGCGGGAAAACCTACCTCTGTGTCGTCGGGGACGAAGACCAGTCGATATATTCCTTCAGGGGGGCGGAAGTGAAAAATATCGTCGGTTTTGCCGATGCCTTTCCGGGAACGACAGTCATCATGCTCGAACAGAATTACCGGTCGACCGCCACGATTCTGGAACTTGCCACCAGGGTGGTCGAGCACAATTCGTTCCGGATAGGCAAGAACCTCTGGACGGATAACGATGAAGGGGAACGGGCGGTTTATACCCGGCTCGCCAATCAGGAGGAAGAGGCCCTTTTCTGTGCGCACCTTGTGGAAGACGGAAACTTCGACAATACCGCGATTCTGTACCGGAACAATTACCAGTCGAGGGCGTTCGAATCACTTTTCCTCAACCTTAATATTCCGTATAAAATTGTCGGGACACTCAGGTTTTACGAGCGGGAGGAAGTGAAAGATGTCCTTGCCTATCTCAATTTTTGTGCCAATCCCAGGGACGAGGTGTCCTTCCGTCGCATAGTGAACAAACCTGCGAGGGGAATCGGTCCCAGGAGTGTGGAAACGGTTATCGGCTGTCACGCGGCGGATCTCCTCGCTTCCGCTGCCGGGGCGATCCCCCGGCTTTCTTCCAAAGCACGTGAAGCGCTTTCTTTTTTTATCGGTATCGTGGAAGAATCGATCTCGATGCTCGAATCGCATACGCTTTCCGAGGTGGTTCATCATCTTATCATCCGCTCCGGTCTTTACGACCATTACCATGAAAAGGACAAGATGAGTCACACATCAAAGGTCAGGAACCTCGAAGAGATCGTGAATGCCACAAGCAATTATCCGGGAGGGAAAGAAGGCCTTTCGGCCTTTCTGGAAACAACGTTACTCGGAAGCAATGACGAAGATCCTTTTTTACATGAGGGGAAGGTCACCCTGATCACGGTTCACAATACAAAGGGGCTCGAGTTTGACCGTGTCATCATCACGGGCCTCGAGGAAGGTCTTTTCCCGCACTGGAGGGAAGGAGATGATGAAGAAGAAGAGCTTGAGGAAGAACGGCGGCTTTTCTATGTCGGTGTGACGAGGGCGCGCAAATCCCTGTATCTGACGAGTTGTGCCAGACGGCTGGTTTTCGGTCATTACGACGACCGTTTCCCCTCCCGTTTTTTGTCCGAGATACCGAAGAAATGTCTTGCGGCCTCAGGTGATACGGGAGGGGGAGCGTATCGGGTGGGGAATCATGTGATGCACCCCGAATATGGTACTGGCATAATCGTCGGAAAATGGTATAATGACGAGGAAGAGATGGTACAGGTGAGGTTTTCGACCGGCAGGGAGGCCCGCTTCATCGCCTCCTATTCGAAACTGGAAAGGATATGTCCCGATGATTGA
- the gatC gene encoding Asp-tRNA(Asn)/Glu-tRNA(Gln) amidotransferase subunit GatC — translation MIDDKTLQSILFLSRLDVSDEEKEHFRKQVGDILDYVAQLQDYETEGIDPDLGKAVTVDRLRADKARPGFTHDDVARFGAHFSDGFFVVPRIIEDFLENRDEE, via the coding sequence ATGATTGACGACAAAACACTTCAGTCGATTCTCTTTTTAAGCAGACTCGATGTCAGCGACGAGGAGAAGGAACATTTCAGAAAACAGGTGGGGGATATTCTCGATTACGTCGCCCAGCTTCAGGATTACGAGACGGAAGGGATCGATCCCGATCTCGGGAAAGCCGTCACCGTCGACCGGCTACGGGCAGACAAAGCAAGGCCGGGATTCACGCACGACGATGTCGCCCGCTTCGGAGCCCATTTTTCGGACGGATTCTTTGTCGTACCCCGGATCATCGAAGATTTCCTCGAAAACAGGGATGAGGAGTAG